A section of the Pleurocapsa minor HA4230-MV1 genome encodes:
- a CDS encoding response regulator: MSKIKVLLVEDSAVAINIYEKMLNSSRHIEVVGKASNGKEGLDLTFKLQPDVICTDLQMPEMDGLEFTKQIMAHYPTPILVLSNTVQKSDTETIYQVMKAGVVDVMPKPQTALGGNSDAMQNELITKIRVLATKKVSPIPLN; this comes from the coding sequence ATGTCTAAAATCAAAGTTCTACTAGTGGAAGATTCCGCTGTTGCCATCAACATCTATGAAAAAATGCTCAATTCTTCTCGCCATATTGAGGTAGTGGGCAAAGCCAGCAACGGCAAAGAAGGATTAGATTTAACCTTTAAACTTCAGCCTGACGTAATCTGCACTGATTTACAAATGCCTGAAATGGACGGGTTAGAATTCACCAAACAGATCATGGCTCACTATCCTACGCCAATTTTGGTGTTAAGTAATACTGTGCAAAAAAGTGATACGGAAACAATATATCAGGTGATGAAGGCAGGGGTAGTTGATGTGATGCCCAAACCTCAAACTGCTTTAGGGGGAAATTCAGACGCAATGCAGAACGAATTAATTACTAAAATTCGAGTTTTAGCTACTAAAAAAGTTTCGCCTATTCCTTTAAATTAA
- a CDS encoding response regulator, with protein MMIEDEELRLLYKTSSNEHLQKLESDLMILEKNPQDTAALEEFLREAHTLKGDSRMLGLDEIEMLVHQLEDCMEAIKAGHSKITPELCDHLYQGIDAINQLSHQAITGESINIDPVAVLASLMDVSGNSPATRSEPDLFGDDDDFFGDNDDDDFFGSDVTPEQFTEDLFADEPSADESSFVVQSNASLKLEEAVATPVINQDYQIDTIRVEPQKLDTLMTQASELSVTRLRISQQMAEIEQISALWSEWVKQDSSIVTEIGQALAPELLQPFKQFLSNTEQRVDFLGSLINNLRTRANEDSASLGIISDRLESGINGLRQLPLATVFNIYPRMVRDLARQQGKEIELIIEGGDTKADKRILEEIKDPLLHLIRNAIDHGIETPAERVAQGKATTATLRLRGYQMGSSIGIDVSDDGRGLNISSIRNTAIRRQVRTEAELAAMSESEIQSLIFASGFSTRTEITELSGRGVGLDVVRANVERLKGAIQVTSVPGNGCKFQVRLNTSLATTKVLIVEIERTLYALPLEFIQTMITLSPKDIYELEGKPTITFEEQPLSIKELSSLLQLPPPQDKRPKNYLSCIVLQVGSDLFGVIVDDLIDQQDVVLKSQSKLLKRIPNITGATILGSGEVCMILNPVDLLHSLRKGSWNAVPSATSLTTKNRLLLVEDSIIILTQMHRLLKGAGYEITVAENGLLGLQQVQAQEFDIVLSDVEMPHMTGLEMTAKIRQDSKYDRLPIVLITTLASREDKRRGMEAGANAYLTKGDFNQQILLKTLAQLIHTHH; from the coding sequence ATGATGATTGAAGATGAAGAGCTAAGACTGCTTTATAAGACTTCTAGCAATGAACACTTGCAAAAGCTGGAATCCGATTTGATGATCTTGGAGAAAAATCCCCAAGATACCGCAGCATTAGAAGAATTCTTGCGGGAAGCTCATACCCTCAAGGGCGACTCTCGGATGCTGGGATTAGATGAGATTGAGATGTTGGTGCATCAGCTAGAAGACTGTATGGAAGCAATTAAGGCAGGACATAGCAAAATTACTCCCGAATTATGCGATCACCTGTATCAAGGTATTGATGCGATTAACCAGCTTTCTCATCAGGCAATTACAGGAGAATCAATTAACATCGATCCTGTTGCCGTCTTGGCATCGCTGATGGATGTGTCAGGCAATTCACCTGCTACTAGATCTGAACCAGACTTGTTTGGTGATGACGATGACTTCTTTGGCGATAATGATGACGATGACTTCTTTGGTAGTGATGTTACTCCAGAACAATTTACCGAAGATTTATTTGCTGATGAGCCATCAGCAGATGAGTCTAGTTTCGTGGTTCAATCCAACGCTAGCCTTAAACTTGAAGAGGCTGTAGCAACTCCTGTCATTAATCAAGACTATCAGATTGACACAATTCGAGTTGAGCCACAAAAGTTAGACACGCTCATGACTCAAGCAAGTGAATTAAGCGTAACTAGATTGCGAATTTCACAACAAATGGCAGAAATAGAGCAAATATCAGCTTTATGGTCGGAATGGGTCAAACAGGATAGCTCAATTGTCACGGAGATTGGACAGGCTTTAGCTCCTGAGCTTTTACAACCCTTCAAACAGTTCTTAAGCAATACTGAACAGCGAGTAGATTTTCTCGGGAGTTTGATTAATAATCTACGAACTAGAGCCAACGAAGATAGTGCTAGTCTGGGAATTATTAGCGATCGCCTAGAGTCAGGCATCAACGGTTTAAGACAGTTACCTTTAGCTACAGTATTCAATATTTATCCCCGTATGGTGCGGGATCTAGCTCGTCAACAGGGTAAAGAAATTGAGTTAATTATTGAAGGTGGAGATACTAAAGCTGATAAACGCATTTTAGAAGAAATCAAAGATCCCCTGCTGCATCTAATTCGCAATGCGATCGATCACGGGATCGAAACTCCTGCCGAACGTGTTGCTCAAGGTAAAGCTACCACTGCCACTTTGCGCCTACGCGGCTATCAAATGGGAAGTAGCATCGGCATCGATGTTAGTGATGATGGACGAGGCTTAAACATCAGTAGTATTCGTAATACTGCCATTCGGCGTCAAGTGCGTACTGAAGCAGAACTAGCTGCTATGAGTGAGTCGGAGATTCAATCTTTGATTTTTGCCTCTGGTTTTTCCACTCGTACCGAAATTACCGAACTTTCAGGTAGAGGCGTTGGTTTAGATGTGGTTCGGGCTAATGTAGAACGTCTTAAAGGAGCAATCCAGGTAACTTCTGTCCCTGGCAACGGCTGTAAATTCCAGGTGCGTTTAAATACTAGCCTGGCAACCACTAAAGTTCTAATTGTCGAAATTGAGCGGACTCTTTATGCGTTGCCTTTGGAATTTATCCAAACTATGATTACCCTCTCTCCTAAAGATATTTATGAGCTTGAAGGAAAACCTACTATTACCTTTGAAGAGCAACCTTTATCCATTAAGGAACTTAGCAGCTTACTCCAGTTACCTCCCCCACAGGATAAGCGCCCCAAAAATTATCTCTCCTGTATCGTGCTGCAAGTCGGCAGCGATCTTTTTGGGGTAATTGTTGATGATTTGATCGATCAGCAAGATGTTGTACTCAAATCTCAAAGTAAACTGCTCAAGCGTATTCCGAATATTACTGGAGCGACTATCTTAGGTAGTGGAGAAGTCTGTATGATTCTTAATCCTGTAGATTTACTTCATTCCCTCAGAAAAGGGAGTTGGAACGCTGTACCCTCGGCCACTTCCCTTACTACTAAAAATAGACTCTTGCTGGTGGAGGATTCAATTATTATCCTGACGCAAATGCATCGTTTGTTAAAGGGTGCAGGTTATGAAATTACCGTTGCCGAGAATGGATTACTCGGTTTACAGCAGGTTCAAGCTCAAGAGTTTGATATCGTGCTGTCGGATGTGGAAATGCCTCACATGACTGGCTTAGAAATGACGGCTAAGATTCGCCAAGACAGTAAATACGATCGCCTACCCATTGTTTTAATTACTACTCTGGCATCTAGAGAAGATAAACGTCGTGGTATGGAAGCAGGAGCTAATGCCTATCTAACCAAAGGTGATTTCAATCAACAGATACTGTTGAAAACTCTGGCTCAATTAATTCATACTCACCATTAA
- a CDS encoding chemotaxis protein, whose translation MKIGTQLTAGAFGIGTIVLVNLGVIFLATAEHGAKEINVVGKVRGGTQRSIKLELSNSADDKLIAQLDQLIENLIKGNEELGLSAATDVDYIAKLNTTKAEWNKSKALIQQVRKQPTEANRAALLKQSETLFKLADETVTAAEKYAENEVKQLQTIELFVALLNLMIVTAIIAGSRRITNTLDQFTNMIAKSSEEISAKVENQEAVANEQSNSVSQTTSTVDSLGETSRRSAVQAEESAKSASTALALAESGAETVEQTRVGMESLKDRVREIAEQIINLSEQTEQIAGVSEVVGDLANQTNMLALNAAVEAARAGEYGKGFGVVAGEIRKLADQSRKSADKINKLVTDVQAAMNSAVMVTDEGKKTAESSIELALDTAESFIGVKNAVTNVFSNTSEISQAAKLQAVSIQEILAAINALNLGAMDTAADMQDVKASTLELKKSTEQLKAVV comes from the coding sequence ATGAAAATTGGAACTCAGTTAACCGCTGGCGCATTTGGGATTGGAACTATTGTATTGGTCAACTTAGGGGTAATTTTTCTGGCTACTGCCGAACATGGCGCCAAGGAGATTAACGTCGTTGGTAAAGTTAGGGGGGGAACTCAAAGATCGATTAAGCTCGAACTGTCCAACAGCGCTGATGATAAGTTAATTGCTCAATTGGATCAGCTAATTGAAAACTTAATCAAGGGTAATGAAGAATTAGGCTTGTCTGCTGCTACAGACGTAGATTACATTGCCAAGCTAAATACAACAAAAGCTGAATGGAACAAATCTAAAGCACTAATTCAGCAAGTCAGAAAGCAGCCAACAGAAGCTAACCGTGCAGCCTTACTCAAACAAAGTGAAACTTTATTTAAACTAGCCGACGAGACAGTAACCGCCGCCGAAAAATATGCAGAAAACGAAGTTAAACAATTACAGACAATTGAGTTGTTCGTAGCATTACTCAACTTAATGATCGTTACGGCAATTATTGCTGGTTCTCGCCGAATTACCAATACTCTAGATCAATTTACCAATATGATCGCCAAATCTTCAGAGGAGATTTCTGCCAAGGTCGAAAATCAAGAGGCAGTAGCCAATGAACAGTCCAATTCCGTCAGTCAAACTACCTCTACGGTGGATTCCTTGGGTGAAACTTCTCGTCGTTCGGCAGTACAGGCAGAAGAATCGGCAAAAAGCGCCAGTACAGCTCTTGCTCTGGCGGAATCTGGAGCAGAAACAGTCGAACAAACCAGGGTAGGCATGGAAAGTCTCAAGGACAGAGTTAGAGAAATTGCCGAACAGATCATTAACCTGAGTGAACAAACTGAACAAATTGCGGGAGTATCAGAGGTGGTAGGGGATTTGGCAAACCAAACCAACATGTTGGCACTAAACGCAGCGGTTGAGGCGGCTCGTGCTGGAGAGTATGGTAAAGGTTTCGGGGTGGTTGCGGGTGAGATTCGGAAACTGGCGGATCAAAGTCGTAAGTCTGCCGACAAAATCAACAAACTGGTAACAGATGTCCAAGCTGCGATGAACAGCGCGGTAATGGTAACGGACGAAGGTAAGAAAACCGCTGAATCTAGTATTGAATTGGCGCTAGATACTGCCGAATCATTTATCGGGGTGAAAAACGCAGTAACCAACGTATTCTCCAACACCTCGGAGATCTCCCAAGCAGCAAAACTGCAAGCGGTAAGTATTCAGGAGATTTTGGCAGCGATTAACGCTCTTAACCTGGGGGCGATGGATACGGCAGCAGATATGCAAGATGTTAAGGCTTCTACCCTAGAACTGAAAAAATCGACCGAACAACTTAAAGCGGTTGTTTAA
- a CDS encoding chemotaxis protein CheW, which translates to MKSYLIFSLHNLRYAIAAESVTEIFLLPELTPIAEAPPDIVGLLNLHSVYVPVMHLDLRFGHKFDRCQVTDSVIVVESQGLQVGMIVHRVETVNEIDDRYLQTDLSYGRRHIHQAFVQSVIDLDDEMITLLNIDNLVRHPEALEDLVSTEAETNSERQMLPGNFYQQYFTNASSSIKAILHQRAINLKEVTDKTAATKLVSLAVVSIGGRYFAFDLGIVREFTNVGRITTIPCCPEHIVGNMNLRGEILTLVNICQLLNLTMTQNNLARKAVVIEVDDLTAGIIVDEVFDVVDFRPEELKPVPVAMNSDATSYLKGVADYQNQTLNVIDLSKLLAAGAMTVELTA; encoded by the coding sequence ATGAAATCATATTTAATCTTTAGCCTGCATAATTTGCGATATGCGATCGCAGCAGAATCAGTTACCGAAATATTTTTATTACCTGAATTGACTCCTATCGCCGAAGCACCTCCAGATATTGTGGGTTTATTGAATTTACATTCAGTATATGTGCCAGTCATGCACCTCGATCTGCGCTTTGGTCATAAATTCGATCGCTGCCAGGTAACGGATAGCGTGATTGTGGTTGAGTCTCAAGGCTTACAGGTGGGGATGATTGTCCATCGGGTTGAAACAGTCAACGAAATCGACGATCGCTATCTTCAGACTGATTTGTCCTATGGTCGACGCCATATTCATCAAGCTTTTGTCCAAAGTGTGATCGATCTTGATGATGAGATGATTACCCTGCTCAATATAGATAATCTGGTACGTCATCCTGAAGCTTTGGAGGATCTAGTCTCGACTGAAGCTGAAACTAATTCTGAGCGGCAAATGCTACCTGGTAACTTTTACCAACAGTATTTTACTAATGCTAGCTCTAGTATCAAAGCGATTCTCCATCAACGAGCAATCAACCTTAAAGAAGTTACTGATAAAACAGCAGCGACTAAATTAGTTTCCTTGGCGGTGGTCAGTATTGGGGGTAGATACTTTGCTTTTGATTTAGGCATAGTGCGGGAATTTACCAACGTCGGCAGAATTACCACTATTCCCTGCTGTCCCGAACATATTGTCGGCAACATGAACTTGCGGGGTGAAATTTTAACTCTGGTCAATATTTGTCAGCTTTTGAACCTGACCATGACCCAGAACAATTTGGCTCGTAAAGCAGTGGTGATTGAGGTTGACGATCTGACGGCGGGTATTATCGTGGACGAAGTATTCGACGTGGTTGATTTTCGTCCTGAAGAATTAAAACCAGTTCCCGTCGCTATGAATAGTGATGCAACTTCCTATCTCAAAGGAGTAGCTGACTATCAAAACCAAACTCTGAACGTGATTGACCTCTCGAAGCTTTTGGCGGCTGGAGCAATGACGGTTGAGCTAACAGCATAA
- a CDS encoding response regulator, with translation MSAKKYNPNQLISILDSLFKKNSSGILSLKTQVDSWQQQRSCILILRNGALVYGGNQVPNAEELCFKIGQALKPNLIKAALSVAVEKAKEPNSAVELLEMLIRMRAFTWQEVESLVNTKVLLIIEKFLPYPGEAQWNTDLDLDLSYGADRHGLNWVDLQQELKRRQQIWQDYAPQISSMNVIPVFTPQQLRAIDNPQVKDHFTKLVDGRASLLNIADKMGKDPITVAKNYFNWANKDWVSFVDSPIEAKTDVAAIANMQGSVPGVSTSVDSTEAIAKIDHNLPIVLSVDDSAIIQTSIKRALQEDYNVLLAGKAKEALDILQEVKVELMLLDLTMPDVDGLEFCKTVRAIPQFRDLPIVMVTARDGLVNKMRGHIAGTSKYLTKPFKPEELREVVRQYIK, from the coding sequence ATGTCTGCCAAAAAATATAATCCAAATCAGCTTATTTCTATTCTTGATTCTTTATTTAAAAAGAACAGCAGTGGAATTTTAAGCTTAAAAACCCAGGTTGATTCCTGGCAACAACAACGTTCCTGTATTTTGATTTTACGTAACGGAGCTTTGGTCTATGGTGGTAACCAAGTTCCCAATGCTGAAGAATTATGCTTCAAAATCGGTCAAGCACTAAAGCCTAATCTAATTAAAGCTGCCCTTTCGGTGGCAGTGGAAAAAGCCAAAGAGCCTAATTCAGCCGTAGAGCTACTGGAGATGTTGATTAGGATGAGAGCTTTTACTTGGCAAGAAGTAGAATCTCTAGTCAATACAAAAGTTTTATTAATTATTGAAAAATTTCTCCCTTATCCAGGAGAAGCACAGTGGAATACAGACCTTGATTTAGATCTCAGCTACGGTGCAGATCGACACGGCTTAAACTGGGTCGATCTTCAACAGGAATTGAAGCGTCGTCAGCAAATATGGCAGGATTATGCGCCTCAAATATCTAGCATGAATGTGATTCCAGTGTTCACGCCTCAGCAGTTAAGAGCGATCGATAATCCCCAGGTAAAAGACCATTTTACAAAATTAGTCGATGGCAGAGCTAGTTTGCTCAATATTGCCGACAAAATGGGCAAAGATCCGATCACAGTAGCAAAAAACTATTTTAATTGGGCGAACAAGGACTGGGTAAGTTTTGTAGATAGTCCGATCGAAGCTAAGACTGATGTTGCAGCTATAGCCAATATGCAGGGAAGTGTGCCTGGAGTATCAACCAGCGTCGATTCTACTGAGGCGATCGCCAAAATTGATCATAATTTACCGATTGTCTTATCCGTAGATGACAGCGCCATTATCCAAACTTCGATCAAACGAGCTTTGCAAGAGGACTACAACGTCTTACTGGCGGGTAAGGCAAAGGAGGCGTTGGACATTCTGCAAGAGGTAAAGGTTGAACTGATGCTGTTGGACTTGACCATGCCTGATGTTGATGGTCTGGAGTTTTGCAAAACAGTTCGTGCCATTCCCCAGTTTCGAGATTTACCGATTGTGATGGTGACAGCTAGGGATGGCTTAGTCAACAAAATGAGGGGGCATATCGCAGGCACGAGTAAGTATCTTACCAAGCCCTTTAAGCCAGAAGAACTGAGAGAAGTTGTCCGTCAGTACATTAAATAG
- the hpnH gene encoding adenosyl-hopene transferase HpnH → MAVQLQQAVTVGKYLVTQRLLGRKHFPLVLMLEPLFRCNLACSGCGKIQQPTEILKQNLTPEQCFAAVAECGAPVVSIPGGEPLLHPQIDEIVEGLVQRKKFVYLCTNGILLEKSLNKFKPSPYLTFSVHLDGLQEQHDKCVDRPGVFAKAIAAIKAAKQQGFRVTTNTTVFEGANPQEMQEFFDFLATLNLDGMMVSPGYGYAKAPDQENFLQREQTKALFREILSPWKSGQKKWNFNHNPLFLEFLMGDRDFDCTPWGSPSYSVLGWQKPCYLLDEGHYSSYQELIKQTEWSNYGKKSGNPQCQDCMVHCGYEPTAATVAMQPENMGKAIGALFDY, encoded by the coding sequence ATGGCGGTTCAACTTCAACAGGCAGTTACAGTCGGCAAATACCTAGTTACCCAACGTTTGCTGGGGCGGAAGCATTTTCCCTTAGTTTTAATGCTAGAGCCTCTGTTTCGCTGCAATTTAGCTTGTTCTGGCTGTGGTAAGATTCAGCAGCCAACGGAAATCTTAAAGCAAAACTTAACTCCAGAGCAGTGTTTTGCAGCAGTAGCAGAATGTGGTGCGCCAGTGGTTTCGATTCCTGGAGGAGAGCCACTGCTACATCCTCAAATAGATGAGATTGTTGAGGGGTTGGTACAGCGTAAAAAGTTTGTTTATCTTTGTACGAACGGCATCTTGCTGGAGAAAAGTCTGAATAAGTTTAAGCCTTCTCCCTATCTTACCTTTAGCGTTCATCTTGACGGACTACAGGAACAGCATGACAAGTGTGTCGATCGCCCAGGAGTTTTTGCTAAAGCGATCGCCGCGATCAAAGCCGCTAAACAGCAGGGATTTAGAGTAACCACCAATACCACTGTCTTTGAGGGCGCAAATCCGCAAGAAATGCAGGAATTCTTTGATTTCTTGGCTACTCTTAATCTTGATGGTATGATGGTTTCTCCTGGCTATGGATATGCCAAAGCACCCGACCAAGAAAACTTTTTACAGCGAGAGCAAACCAAAGCTTTATTTAGAGAAATCTTATCTCCTTGGAAATCTGGTCAAAAGAAATGGAATTTTAATCATAACCCCCTATTTCTCGAATTTCTGATGGGCGATCGAGATTTTGACTGCACTCCTTGGGGAAGTCCCAGCTACAGCGTTTTAGGGTGGCAGAAACCTTGCTATCTCTTAGATGAGGGACACTATTCTAGCTATCAAGAACTGATTAAACAGACCGAATGGAGTAACTACGGCAAAAAAAGCGGTAATCCTCAATGCCAAGACTGTATGGTGCATTGTGGCTACGAACCCACCGCAGCTACCGTAGCAATGCAGCCCGAAAATATGGGTAAAGCGATCGGGGCTTTATTTGATTACTGA